The following coding sequences are from one Candidatus Krumholzibacteriia bacterium window:
- a CDS encoding nucleotide pyrophosphohydrolase, translating into MDSIARLTEAALAFRNARDWEQFHTTKNLVASIAIEAAELMEEVQWVEADAAESRAQARVESVADEVADIAVYLLLLCDRLDIDLGEAIERKIAKNAAKYPVEKARGRAVKYDELE; encoded by the coding sequence TGGACTCCATCGCCCGTCTCACCGAAGCCGCGCTGGCCTTCCGCAATGCCCGTGACTGGGAGCAGTTCCACACCACCAAGAACCTCGTCGCCTCCATCGCGATCGAAGCGGCCGAGTTGATGGAGGAGGTGCAGTGGGTCGAGGCGGACGCAGCCGAATCCCGAGCGCAGGCGCGGGTGGAGTCGGTGGCCGACGAGGTCGCCGACATCGCGGTGTACCTGCTGCTGCTGTGCGATCGTCTGGACATCGATCTCGGCGAAGCGATCGAGCGCAAGATCGCGAAGAACGCGGCGAAGTATCCGGTGGAGAAGGCGCGCGGGCGGGCGGTGAAGTATGACGAGTTGGAGTGA
- a CDS encoding FlgD immunoglobulin-like domain containing protein, giving the protein MFLRSTDGDDIWFSRSTDHGETWSTPFRVVSYATVPADAEGSSGFRRPRIDYGGSGRLHLAAQFEEDSSGPGDIGISYRRGVGYGDSASDWSSPLWSLTSPSNGFDEKLRGVVADPDGSGVSVLLTEENVVAVPQVFRSLDAGVSWSVDDITLLPAFTGVGDIGWDPAGEALYVSGSALSPLVNTLRASYVRAPASDPTDFSEPQHMGDHVAQVGEDVLVDFHPTREPSLMMGYVGVRSNDPDPIDVVNAFDGLWRGGPGFPNYEPGFPRTVAGGGTRERTSPALSDVALGALQQFYPRWIVAVSGRQTARVNWRGDVEFKSGTLAGTHDSPPAIGDVDGDGRAEIVFSFSLDAGGTGVQVLEGDFTGGVQASRNFFDVDPSAPVSLGDLDRDGDLEITVPQSGGTLQVLHHDMTDVAGFPYTNPDAGSLSPVAIDQILGTAEPELIFNGTLGYVHVVYADGIDQSAFPARTSIVWFLYGGPIATTVDVASPNSVVVGSRDQKIWSFRNVGAVQAEGWPRDVDDQIETTPAAGDIDGDGRNEIVFLGNEQLHVFDVNVPDGGSDAWWPMEGANAERTGCGGCVEDRVTSVDPQPVVGGPRLRLASGNPVRGTADFAFSLASRARVELQVFDLRGRLVRDVAARELDAGEHRILFDGRDDRGQRLARGTYLARLVVDGATRSHGTRKFVFMD; this is encoded by the coding sequence GTGTTCCTGCGCAGCACCGACGGCGACGACATCTGGTTCAGCCGGTCGACCGACCATGGCGAGACCTGGTCGACCCCCTTCCGGGTCGTGTCCTACGCGACCGTGCCGGCCGACGCGGAGGGATCGAGCGGCTTCCGTCGGCCGCGCATCGACTACGGTGGCAGCGGCCGTCTGCACCTGGCCGCGCAGTTCGAAGAGGATTCGAGTGGTCCGGGTGACATCGGGATCAGCTACCGGCGCGGAGTCGGCTACGGGGATTCGGCCTCGGACTGGTCGAGTCCCCTGTGGTCGCTCACGTCGCCGTCGAACGGTTTCGACGAGAAACTCAGGGGGGTGGTCGCCGATCCGGACGGCTCGGGGGTGTCGGTGCTGCTGACCGAGGAGAACGTGGTCGCGGTCCCGCAGGTCTTCCGGTCGCTCGACGCCGGCGTGAGCTGGTCGGTCGACGACATCACGCTCCTGCCCGCCTTCACCGGTGTCGGCGACATCGGCTGGGACCCCGCCGGTGAGGCGCTGTACGTTTCGGGGTCGGCGCTCTCACCGCTGGTGAATACCCTGCGCGCCTCGTACGTGCGGGCCCCGGCGAGCGACCCCACCGACTTCTCGGAACCGCAGCACATGGGTGACCATGTCGCCCAGGTCGGCGAGGACGTACTCGTCGATTTCCATCCGACCCGCGAACCGTCGCTCATGATGGGCTACGTGGGTGTCCGCTCGAACGATCCCGATCCGATCGACGTGGTCAACGCCTTCGACGGGCTCTGGCGCGGTGGACCGGGCTTCCCCAACTACGAACCGGGATTCCCGCGCACCGTTGCCGGGGGTGGGACACGTGAACGCACGTCTCCTGCCCTGAGCGACGTCGCCCTCGGCGCCCTGCAGCAGTTCTACCCGCGCTGGATCGTCGCGGTCAGCGGCCGCCAGACGGCGCGCGTGAACTGGCGTGGCGACGTCGAGTTCAAGTCCGGCACCCTCGCCGGGACCCACGACAGTCCTCCGGCGATCGGAGACGTCGACGGCGACGGTCGCGCGGAGATCGTCTTCTCGTTCTCCCTCGACGCCGGCGGCACGGGCGTGCAGGTGCTCGAGGGCGACTTCACCGGCGGTGTGCAGGCCTCGAGGAACTTCTTCGACGTCGATCCGAGTGCCCCGGTGTCGCTCGGCGATCTCGATCGCGACGGCGATCTGGAGATCACCGTGCCCCAGAGCGGCGGGACCCTGCAGGTGCTGCACCACGACATGACCGACGTGGCGGGGTTCCCGTACACGAACCCCGACGCCGGATCCCTGAGCCCGGTGGCGATCGACCAGATCCTGGGCACGGCCGAGCCCGAACTGATCTTCAACGGAACCCTGGGGTACGTGCACGTGGTCTACGCCGACGGCATCGACCAGTCCGCGTTCCCGGCCCGCACCAGCATCGTCTGGTTCCTCTACGGCGGACCGATCGCCACGACCGTCGACGTCGCCTCCCCCAACTCGGTCGTCGTCGGTTCGCGTGATCAGAAGATCTGGAGCTTCCGCAACGTCGGGGCCGTCCAGGCCGAAGGCTGGCCGCGCGACGTGGACGATCAGATCGAGACCACCCCCGCCGCCGGCGACATCGACGGCGACGGACGCAACGAGATCGTCTTCCTGGGCAACGAACAGCTGCACGTGTTCGACGTGAACGTTCCCGACGGCGGGTCCGACGCCTGGTGGCCCATGGAGGGCGCGAACGCCGAGCGCACCGGCTGCGGGGGCTGCGTCGAGGACCGGGTGACGAGCGTCGATCCGCAGCCCGTGGTCGGCGGGCCGCGCCTGCGTCTGGCCTCGGGCAACCCGGTGCGGGGCACGGCGGACTTCGCGTTCTCGCTGGCCTCGCGGGCCCGGGTCGAGCTGCAGGTCTTCGATCTGCGAGGCCGGTTGGTGCGCGACGTGGCCGCGCGCGAACTCGACGCGGGCGAGCACCGGATCCTGTTCGACGGTCGGGACGACCGCGGGCAGCGTCTGGCACGCGGGACCTACCTGGCGCGGCTGGTCGTCGACGGGGCGACCCGGTCGCACGGGACGAGGAAGTTCGTGTTCATGGATTGA